The following proteins are co-located in the Sulfurovum sp. TSL6 genome:
- a CDS encoding choice-of-anchor F family protein — translation MKKNYKNKFLGMSLVTAMLLASNAYAGKIIGANVGDAHVANKQYGFGGWNFSNINVILSDGGDFNTTTGVYDPRIYGDTFYSQVKSTVDNTTVLATVHGKDWPVGEPAGIKVINGDIGQGGKPENCIMTTSYLDEFNTGTGESGYLDTTSADGPVPVICSSPFQTHKRFKVKMLETMIDNNTSVGGYYGNYFDLTFNLEAGDNTTKLYQVLQKINNYTTKRLNGYKIEVLDAKKEKNPNLTLSIAVDTWGEQDFANFAHGLWGPADQHFDTNGFFDDVRAYYPATLSSDKYTISYVGPMQGGNYQTLFGNWLTYKWAPVGIFWDDDKDPSTDNELVAYWGDPLGTGIGWYKGNDTNWEKPTPQELLAWETDPWYEMGVIEDTLNLGLNYIVEVGDNNLIGDTFTIRITPHTDTDQAPPVHYGTTPIVIIPTEKGVVAISPSPTFSPGENLTVSVADTDLNTDVSTEQNITIVVKNSTGDEENVLLVETDVNSSIFKGTLPTDSINVGGVNDGTMTTIDGTIVTAYYIDVSENATITASTTASTSSIVPSDDENPSSGGGGCTYNPNNKGFDMTFLLMMALGLLYPIRRRFIK, via the coding sequence ATGAAAAAAAACTATAAAAATAAATTTTTAGGCATGAGCTTAGTGACAGCAATGTTGCTAGCTTCAAATGCATATGCGGGTAAGATTATCGGTGCTAATGTTGGTGATGCGCATGTTGCTAATAAACAGTATGGTTTTGGTGGATGGAACTTTAGTAATATAAATGTAATATTGTCAGATGGTGGTGATTTTAATACTACTACTGGTGTGTATGATCCAAGAATTTATGGTGATACTTTTTACTCTCAAGTGAAAAGTACTGTAGATAATACAACAGTATTGGCAACTGTTCATGGAAAGGATTGGCCAGTTGGAGAACCCGCTGGGATAAAAGTCATCAATGGTGATATTGGACAAGGTGGTAAACCAGAAAATTGTATTATGACGACTTCTTATTTGGATGAATTTAATACTGGCACAGGTGAAAGTGGATATCTTGATACAACTTCAGCTGATGGACCAGTTCCCGTTATATGTTCAAGTCCTTTTCAAACACACAAGCGTTTTAAAGTAAAAATGTTAGAAACTATGATAGATAATAATACTAGTGTAGGTGGATATTATGGTAATTATTTTGACCTGACTTTTAATCTTGAAGCAGGCGATAATACTACAAAACTGTATCAAGTACTACAAAAGATAAATAACTATACAACAAAAAGGCTCAATGGTTATAAGATTGAAGTACTTGATGCAAAGAAAGAAAAAAATCCAAATCTTACTCTCTCTATAGCAGTTGATACTTGGGGAGAGCAAGATTTTGCAAATTTTGCACATGGTTTATGGGGACCGGCAGATCAACATTTTGATACAAATGGTTTTTTTGATGATGTAAGGGCTTATTATCCAGCTACATTAAGTTCAGATAAATATACTATTTCTTATGTGGGCCCTATGCAAGGGGGTAACTATCAAACACTTTTTGGAAACTGGTTGACTTATAAGTGGGCACCTGTAGGTATTTTTTGGGATGATGATAAAGATCCTAGTACTGATAATGAACTTGTAGCATATTGGGGTGATCCACTTGGAACAGGCATTGGATGGTACAAAGGAAACGATACTAACTGGGAGAAACCAACTCCACAAGAACTTTTAGCTTGGGAGACTGATCCTTGGTATGAAATGGGTGTGATTGAGGATACATTGAATCTTGGACTGAACTATATTGTTGAAGTTGGAGATAATAACCTTATAGGTGACACATTCACTATTCGTATCACACCACATACAGATACAGATCAAGCACCACCAGTTCATTATGGAACAACACCAATAGTGATAATTCCAACTGAAAAAGGCGTTGTCGCGATATCTCCATCACCTACATTTTCACCCGGTGAGAATTTGACTGTTAGTGTAGCCGACACTGATCTAAATACGGATGTTTCAACGGAACAGAACATCACTATAGTCGTGAAAAACAGCACTGGTGATGAGGAAAATGTTTTATTGGTAGAAACAGATGTAAACAGTTCTATCTTTAAAGGTACATTGCCGACAGACAGCATTAATGTTGGTGGAGTGAACGATGGCACGATGACAACGATTGACGGAACAATAGTGACTGCGTACTATATAGACGTAAGTGAAAATGCAACGATAACAGCATCCACGACTGCAAGTACATCTTCAATTGTACCTTCAGATGATGAGAATCCAAGCAGTGGTGGTGGAGGTTGTACCTATAATCCTAACAACAAAGGCTTCGATATGACGTTCTTGTTGATGATGGCATTAGGACTTCTCTATCCGATTAGAAGAAGATTTATCAAGTAG
- a CDS encoding c-type cytochrome: MTFIKIGFSLVAVSFLSASPANTIYAQKCASCHGMNADMKAMGTSKAIKDMTVEEIEKSVVNYASGERKALSFVKSVKETFVKNYTKEKLHEVAVYIHDLK, from the coding sequence ATGACATTCATAAAAATAGGATTTTCACTTGTTGCAGTAAGTTTTCTTTCTGCATCACCAGCAAACACTATCTATGCGCAAAAATGTGCAAGCTGCCACGGTATGAATGCGGATATGAAGGCTATGGGAACTTCTAAAGCGATCAAAGATATGACTGTCGAAGAGATAGAGAAATCTGTCGTTAACTATGCGTCAGGAGAAAGAAAGGCTCTGTCCTTTGTTAAAAGTGTAAAAGAAACTTTTGTGAAAAACTATACTAAAGAAAAGCTCCATGAAGTTGCTGTCTATATTCACGATCTAAAATAA
- a CDS encoding response regulator transcription factor, giving the protein MKILLLEDDIGLADIMSEYLEDNDFELDLVYDGEEALAKAYETQYDLYIFDVNVPAIKGFDLLKTLRDNGDATPTIFVTSLNDIDDVSKGFESGADDYLKKPFELAELLLRIKNIQKRSFTQQRSTVIQIDKDITFDIDTELLYTGGESVSLPQKELKLLKYFLKHPNEVVTFESLYDVVWDYDETPSSESLRAHIKNLRKHLTKDMIQNLRGLGYRFEMETSN; this is encoded by the coding sequence ATGAAAATTTTATTATTGGAAGATGACATAGGTTTGGCAGATATTATGTCCGAGTACCTTGAGGACAATGATTTTGAACTGGATCTTGTGTATGATGGAGAAGAAGCACTGGCTAAAGCCTATGAAACACAGTATGACCTGTATATCTTTGATGTCAATGTTCCAGCTATTAAAGGTTTTGATCTCTTGAAAACATTACGTGACAATGGTGATGCAACCCCTACGATATTCGTCACTTCTCTCAATGACATCGATGATGTTTCAAAAGGGTTTGAAAGCGGTGCTGATGATTACCTCAAAAAACCTTTTGAACTTGCCGAACTTCTTTTGCGTATTAAAAATATCCAGAAGCGTTCTTTTACACAACAACGCTCTACAGTGATCCAGATAGATAAAGATATCACTTTTGATATAGATACAGAATTACTGTATACAGGAGGAGAGAGTGTTTCTTTACCACAAAAAGAACTTAAATTACTCAAGTACTTTTTGAAGCATCCCAATGAGGTCGTCACCTTTGAAAGTCTCTATGATGTGGTTTGGGATTACGATGAAACACCTTCATCAGAATCTTTAAGAGCACATATAAAAAACCTTAGAAAACACCTTACAAAAGATATGATACAAAACCTCAGAGGTCTAGGTTACAGGTTTGAAATGGAAACTTCAAACTGA
- a CDS encoding HAMP domain-containing sensor histidine kinase translates to MKASTKSVIIFMVVYLGSLSILATWIGYLYYEDQKKSLIDNMHMEMRYKARSINAQLEYYHMNQSEQFTFYEEGYDIALYDNQRALIASTFMDNTIDFSKLFYDNSGKYYLVESLFKEYLGVKYIVIAKALDTSKLDDIFAQIIRVALYGFVFLLLVAFLLAKIMLSPVKKSISALTKFMKDATHEMNTPISTILMSYEHMDKDNLSTKQLRSLDRIDIATKTLSSLYRDLSFASFHDYIEYEDTPIDVKEVILERIKYMDTLIHFKGLQISTALEHKIIHMDKRKLILLIDNLLSNAIKFSKKNGQIEVTLTEQYFSVKDHGIGISKEDQKTIFERFKSSQSLHGGFGVGLDIVNQICKEYHMKIVLDSEPSKGSEFKLIWSEQKSQK, encoded by the coding sequence ATGAAAGCAAGTACTAAAAGTGTTATTATCTTTATGGTTGTATACCTTGGATCACTCAGTATATTGGCCACCTGGATCGGTTATCTTTACTATGAAGACCAGAAAAAATCTTTGATCGATAATATGCATATGGAAATGCGATATAAAGCAAGAAGTATCAATGCACAGTTGGAATACTACCATATGAATCAAAGTGAGCAGTTCACTTTTTATGAAGAGGGGTATGATATTGCTCTCTATGACAATCAAAGAGCATTGATCGCTTCAACATTTATGGATAATACTATAGACTTCTCAAAACTCTTTTATGACAATAGTGGCAAATACTATCTTGTCGAATCACTTTTTAAAGAGTATCTGGGGGTCAAATATATTGTCATTGCAAAAGCGCTTGATACCAGTAAACTTGATGATATATTTGCACAGATCATCAGGGTAGCTTTGTATGGATTTGTCTTTCTTCTGTTGGTTGCATTTCTTTTGGCCAAGATCATGCTTTCACCTGTAAAAAAATCTATTTCTGCATTAACGAAATTTATGAAAGATGCGACGCATGAGATGAACACACCCATCAGTACGATACTGATGAGCTATGAGCACATGGATAAAGACAATCTAAGCACTAAACAGCTTCGCTCACTTGATCGTATAGATATAGCCACCAAAACCCTCTCCAGTCTTTACAGAGACCTCTCTTTTGCTTCTTTTCACGACTATATAGAGTATGAGGACACACCCATCGATGTTAAAGAGGTTATCCTTGAAAGAATAAAGTATATGGATACACTCATACACTTCAAAGGGTTACAGATCAGTACTGCTTTAGAACATAAAATAATCCACATGGATAAGCGAAAACTAATATTGCTTATAGACAATCTTCTCTCAAATGCCATAAAATTTTCTAAGAAAAATGGCCAAATAGAAGTGACTTTAACAGAGCAGTATTTTTCAGTGAAAGATCATGGTATCGGCATTTCAAAAGAAGACCAAAAAACTATCTTTGAGCGTTTTAAATCCTCTCAGAGTTTGCATGGCGGGTTTGGAGTGGGACTGGATATCGTCAATCAGATCTGTAAAGAGTACCATATGAAGATCGTATTGGATTCTGAACCTTCCAAGGGAAGTGAATTTAAATTAATTTGGTCAGAACAGAAAAGTCAAAAATAA
- a CDS encoding DUF2202 domain-containing protein, with translation MNTNNIKNRRNFLTKMFVAGASGVALFSSSAYAKKETTDTTVVLTEDQKDMLFYIYQEEKVARDVYITLGNIYTNENTFASIQISEQRHMDSAKELCEIYGVDTSEVDEDAVGSFVLPVLQELYDTCVGEGETSLLDALKIGELIEYTDIEDLEHAAEGMPEDVVSVFESLKEGSLSHLDAFQTAIERA, from the coding sequence ATGAATACGAATAATATTAAAAATAGAAGAAACTTTTTAACTAAAATGTTTGTTGCCGGAGCAAGTGGTGTAGCATTATTTTCATCTTCTGCCTATGCAAAAAAAGAAACGACAGATACCACTGTAGTACTGACGGAAGATCAAAAAGATATGCTCTTTTATATATACCAGGAAGAAAAAGTAGCCAGAGATGTATATATTACATTAGGTAATATTTATACCAATGAAAATACTTTTGCATCTATTCAGATATCTGAACAGAGACATATGGATTCTGCAAAAGAACTATGTGAAATATATGGTGTTGATACTTCAGAGGTAGATGAAGATGCTGTAGGAAGCTTTGTCTTACCTGTACTGCAAGAACTTTATGATACCTGTGTGGGTGAAGGTGAAACATCACTTCTTGATGCACTTAAAATAGGTGAATTGATTGAATACACTGACATAGAAGATTTGGAACATGCTGCTGAAGGTATGCCAGAGGATGTAGTATCTGTATTTGAAAGCCTTAAAGAAGGTAGTTTAAGTCATCTTGATGCATTTCAAACTGCGATTGAGAGAGCATAA
- a CDS encoding FMN-binding glutamate synthase family protein: MTKEDLFSYFPLFSADWGVFIKLILIILILVLINIAIYDRFIQRKNQLLINFPLIGRMRYLFYMLRNPMRQYFGDETFYDSFEKIDWINKVSHGENPSLSFSPSNPYGNQKTLFRHANFVNELHEVQAEFSVLFGENRKIPYESKSIIGRSAMSDGAVSPEGTRAYARGAFNGQFPINTGEGGLTSNFLATLNLKDCENSYLEIKEGTWFAKTVYRIMRFFTNREVSQRLYRHMVVRQKDRGSFIFDRSKLVYFRINWHSPLESFPESISEGIPDITFQMGSGLYGVRDEEGNFSDDHYQKVMRFCRMTEVKLAQGAKQTGGKLLATKVSDDIAYYRGIPAHKDLVSPNRFPYATDMETFFDFIERLQKLSDKPVGFKIVISSRENFETYAKALKERVLEGKDIADFITIDGGDGGSATAPLEMMSKIGLPIREALLIVNEVLNEYELREHIKIIASEKVLTPDDVVELLCHGADFINIARGFMIAAGCIRARECSGANGRNCPVGLNTMNEAKRSKYLVIEKSKHVAFYHHQLLHGVRSLLAVMGKRHIDELSMDDLISHAKKTEENQPYCSTA; encoded by the coding sequence ATGACTAAAGAAGACTTATTCTCATATTTCCCTCTATTTTCTGCAGACTGGGGTGTGTTCATTAAACTCATACTCATAATATTGATATTGGTTCTTATCAATATTGCCATTTATGATAGATTTATACAAAGAAAAAATCAACTTCTTATTAATTTCCCGCTTATAGGGCGAATGAGATATCTTTTTTATATGTTGCGGAATCCAATGCGCCAGTATTTTGGTGATGAGACATTCTATGATTCTTTTGAAAAAATTGACTGGATCAATAAAGTTTCACATGGAGAAAACCCCTCTTTGTCCTTTTCACCCTCAAATCCTTACGGCAATCAAAAAACACTATTTAGACATGCCAATTTTGTCAATGAACTGCATGAAGTACAGGCTGAGTTTTCTGTATTGTTCGGAGAAAATAGAAAAATACCCTATGAAAGTAAAAGTATCATAGGCAGGTCTGCAATGAGTGATGGGGCTGTTTCACCGGAAGGTACACGTGCGTATGCACGTGGTGCATTCAATGGACAGTTTCCTATCAATACGGGAGAGGGCGGTTTGACTTCCAACTTCCTCGCTACACTCAACCTAAAAGATTGTGAGAATTCTTATCTTGAAATTAAAGAGGGAACCTGGTTTGCAAAGACTGTCTATAGAATCATGAGATTTTTTACCAATAGAGAAGTTTCACAACGCCTTTATAGACATATGGTCGTACGACAAAAAGACAGAGGTTCTTTTATTTTTGACAGAAGCAAATTGGTCTATTTCCGTATTAATTGGCATAGTCCGTTAGAATCATTTCCGGAAAGTATATCCGAAGGTATACCGGACATTACGTTCCAGATGGGAAGCGGTCTGTATGGTGTGAGAGATGAAGAGGGGAATTTTAGTGATGACCATTATCAAAAAGTGATGCGTTTTTGTCGTATGACTGAAGTGAAATTGGCACAGGGAGCGAAGCAGACAGGGGGAAAACTTCTTGCAACCAAAGTTAGTGATGACATTGCTTACTATAGAGGTATTCCTGCACATAAAGACCTTGTCAGCCCTAATCGTTTTCCTTATGCTACAGATATGGAGACATTTTTTGATTTTATCGAACGTTTACAGAAACTCTCAGATAAACCAGTAGGTTTCAAAATCGTAATCTCATCACGAGAGAATTTTGAGACGTATGCTAAAGCTCTGAAAGAAAGAGTATTAGAAGGAAAAGATATTGCTGATTTTATTACGATAGATGGCGGTGATGGCGGTTCTGCAACTGCACCGTTAGAGATGATGAGTAAAATTGGTTTACCGATACGTGAAGCACTCCTGATTGTCAATGAAGTGCTCAATGAGTATGAACTTAGAGAGCATATTAAGATCATAGCAAGTGAAAAAGTACTCACCCCTGATGATGTGGTTGAATTGCTGTGTCATGGCGCTGATTTTATCAATATTGCGAGAGGTTTTATGATCGCTGCAGGCTGTATACGTGCGAGGGAGTGTAGTGGTGCAAATGGAAGGAACTGTCCTGTAGGGCTTAATACAATGAATGAAGCCAAAAGAAGTAAGTATCTTGTCATTGAAAAATCAAAACATGTCGCATTCTATCATCATCAACTTCTTCATGGTGTACGTTCTTTACTTGCTGTGATGGGTAAGAGACATATCGATGAACTCAGTATGGATGATCTTATTAGTCATGCTAAAAAAACAGAAGAGAATCAACCATACTGTTCAACTGCATAA
- a CDS encoding DoxX family protein, which produces MKNFMSEVAVLFSYPKNLIILVIRLILAYGFATPALLKINNLEDTVTWFDSMSIPLPFLSTYLVSSIETMGIIFLFLGLFTRYISLLLSCVMIGAIFFVHIDNGFSVADNGFEIPLYYLLFLVFLASFGAGKYSLDRVLFKDGLHD; this is translated from the coding sequence ATGAAAAATTTTATGAGTGAGGTCGCTGTTCTTTTTTCGTATCCTAAAAACCTCATTATATTAGTAATTAGACTGATCTTGGCATATGGATTTGCCACCCCGGCTTTACTTAAGATCAATAATTTAGAAGATACTGTCACCTGGTTTGACAGTATGTCTATACCTTTACCATTTTTATCAACCTATCTCGTTTCAAGCATTGAAACAATGGGTATCATATTTTTGTTTTTGGGACTGTTTACCCGTTATATTTCATTATTACTTTCATGTGTGATGATAGGTGCTATATTTTTCGTCCATATAGACAATGGATTTTCTGTTGCAGATAATGGATTTGAGATCCCACTTTATTATCTACTGTTTCTTGTATTTCTTGCCAGTTTTGGTGCAGGAAAATATAGTTTAGATAGAGTATTGTTCAAGGATGGTCTACATGACTAA
- the nhaA gene encoding Na+/H+ antiporter NhaA, with protein MFTQFLQEFIKKESSAGILLIFVTILALLLENSFMSEFYTSFLHTPVEIRFGDLQIAKPLLLWVNDGLMAVFFLVIGLEIKREVKQGHLSSLSQITLPGIAALGGMIVPALIFIAFNKGEDFSMNGWAIPTATDIAFALGILSLLGTRIPISLKIFLMALAIIDDLGAIVIIALFYTSELSTTSIAIAAIALMILFIMNRMHVAIKSAYMVVGVILWVSVLKSGVHATLAGVALAFMIPLSSKDKEGNSFSMAKEMEYDLHNWVIFMILPLFAFVNAGVDLKGISIEEMAGPVPLGIMLGLFIGKQVGVFGFSWLAIKMGLASLPKGSNWTLLYGVSVLTGIGFTMSLFVDTLAYNDTQIYHYADKLAILLGSFLSAIVGYLILRLKTTKQAPME; from the coding sequence ATGTTCACACAGTTTCTTCAAGAGTTCATTAAAAAAGAATCATCCGCAGGTATTTTACTGATCTTTGTCACTATCTTGGCACTGCTCCTGGAAAATTCTTTTATGTCAGAATTCTATACAAGTTTTCTACATACTCCCGTTGAAATACGTTTTGGAGATCTTCAGATAGCCAAACCTCTACTTCTATGGGTCAATGACGGTCTAATGGCAGTATTTTTTCTTGTTATAGGTCTTGAAATTAAACGTGAAGTGAAACAGGGACACCTCTCTTCTCTTTCACAGATCACCTTACCAGGCATCGCTGCATTAGGTGGGATGATCGTACCTGCTTTGATCTTCATCGCATTTAATAAAGGTGAAGATTTCTCTATGAATGGATGGGCGATCCCTACTGCTACAGATATAGCATTTGCTTTAGGTATTTTATCTTTACTAGGGACGAGAATCCCTATCTCTTTAAAAATATTTTTGATGGCATTGGCAATCATAGATGACTTGGGTGCCATTGTGATCATTGCACTTTTTTATACGAGTGAACTTTCAACCACATCTATTGCTATTGCAGCGATCGCACTTATGATTCTTTTTATTATGAACCGTATGCATGTTGCCATTAAATCAGCATACATGGTAGTAGGGGTCATCCTGTGGGTTTCAGTACTCAAGTCAGGCGTACATGCGACACTTGCAGGTGTTGCACTTGCTTTTATGATCCCTCTCTCTTCAAAAGATAAGGAAGGTAATAGCTTCTCCATGGCAAAAGAGATGGAGTATGATCTTCATAACTGGGTTATATTTATGATTTTGCCTCTCTTTGCTTTTGTGAATGCCGGTGTTGATCTTAAAGGTATCTCCATAGAAGAAATGGCTGGTCCTGTACCACTAGGAATCATGCTTGGTCTTTTTATCGGTAAACAGGTGGGCGTATTCGGGTTCTCTTGGTTAGCCATCAAAATGGGACTTGCATCTTTACCGAAGGGAAGCAACTGGACCTTACTGTATGGGGTCAGTGTCCTGACAGGTATAGGTTTTACCATGAGTCTTTTTGTCGATACCCTGGCCTATAATGATACACAGATCTATCATTATGCTGACAAACTTGCTATTTTGCTCGGTTCATTCCTCTCCGCTATTGTAGGGTATCTTATTTTACGTCTAAAAACCACCAAACAAGCGCCGATGGAGTAA
- a CDS encoding MBL fold metallo-hydrolase encodes MATVTSYGAAKVVTGSCHLLAIEHGPRILIDCGMFQGPEEDRNYSAFDFDPSEIDYLLITHAHLDHVGRIPKLVKEGFNGVIYATEATRDISEIILLDSAKIMKEDYKTNFKKEQRRGKEGEVREPLYDEDDVEASFDLVWHYPEYDNSSLIQEGLKVTFRDAGHILGAAFIEITYKEDNVEQTIVFSGDIGNDNDLVMEDLEKCTHANYLYVESTYGDRNHKDIEASIVEFKRVIIDTLRDWGNVLIPSFAVERTQEILCILKEMHDRKELPHCKIFLDSPMATRATEVYNNHSDLLSQQCQDYKKRDGTVFDFEDLVYTPDVEGSRAINEVDTRAIIIAGSGMCTGGRIIHHFKNRLWNPKNAVIFVGYQAVGTLGRHIVDGARWVKIFHEDILIKASIHTINGFSAHADQDAIIKWISKMEDLYRVYLIHGEEDKQVILRSVIENALGKKAHIVEPEEVIYLG; translated from the coding sequence ATGGCAACAGTAACCTCTTATGGCGCGGCAAAGGTAGTTACAGGCTCTTGTCATTTACTTGCGATCGAACATGGTCCTCGCATCCTCATTGATTGTGGAATGTTTCAGGGACCTGAAGAAGATCGTAATTATAGTGCATTCGATTTTGATCCTTCTGAGATAGATTATCTTCTTATAACCCATGCACACCTTGACCATGTTGGACGTATCCCCAAATTGGTAAAAGAAGGTTTTAATGGGGTGATCTATGCTACTGAAGCAACACGTGATATTTCAGAGATCATACTGCTTGATAGTGCAAAGATCATGAAAGAGGATTATAAGACTAATTTTAAAAAAGAACAGCGTCGCGGTAAAGAAGGAGAGGTAAGAGAACCTCTATATGATGAGGATGATGTTGAAGCATCTTTTGATCTTGTTTGGCATTATCCAGAATATGATAACTCCTCTCTTATTCAAGAAGGACTTAAAGTAACTTTTCGTGATGCTGGACATATTCTGGGGGCAGCTTTTATTGAAATTACTTATAAGGAAGATAATGTAGAACAGACCATCGTATTTTCAGGTGATATCGGCAATGATAACGATCTAGTGATGGAAGACTTGGAGAAATGTACTCATGCTAATTATCTGTATGTAGAATCAACTTATGGTGACAGAAACCATAAGGATATTGAAGCGAGTATCGTGGAATTTAAACGTGTTATTATTGATACATTACGTGATTGGGGAAATGTATTGATTCCTTCTTTTGCTGTGGAACGTACACAAGAGATACTATGTATTCTCAAGGAAATGCATGATAGAAAAGAACTTCCTCACTGTAAAATCTTTTTAGATAGTCCAATGGCTACACGTGCGACAGAAGTGTATAATAACCATAGTGACCTACTAAGCCAACAATGTCAGGATTACAAAAAAAGAGATGGGACGGTTTTTGATTTTGAAGATCTTGTCTATACACCCGATGTAGAAGGCTCCAGGGCTATTAATGAAGTAGATACCCGTGCCATTATCATTGCAGGGAGCGGTATGTGTACAGGGGGAAGGATCATCCATCATTTTAAAAATCGTCTTTGGAATCCTAAAAATGCTGTCATATTTGTAGGGTATCAGGCAGTTGGTACTTTAGGACGTCACATCGTTGACGGTGCGCGCTGGGTGAAGATCTTTCATGAAGATATACTGATCAAAGCCAGTATTCATACGATCAACGGTTTTTCTGCCCATGCCGATCAAGACGCGATCATTAAATGGATATCAAAAATGGAAGATCTTTACCGTGTATACCTTATACATGGGGAAGAGGACAAACAGGTGATACTGCGCAGTGTGATAGAAAATGCTTTAGGTAAAAAGGCACATATTGTAGAGCCTGAAGAAGTTATTTATCTGGGATAA